The following proteins are co-located in the Acidimicrobiia bacterium genome:
- the ribB gene encoding 3,4-dihydroxy-2-butanone-4-phosphate synthase: MSFTTVEDAVRRIRRGEIVLVVDDENRENEGDLTMAADWVTPEAINFMITWGKGLVCMPATGDHLDRIGIAPMVDDNTCEQETAFCVTIDHTSTGSGISAEDRSLTIRRAAHPDTTSDDFHRPGHVFPLRAKDGGVLERPGHTEAAVDLARMARLAPVAAICEVLTEDGEPARLPWLADFADRHRIAIVSIEQLIEFRHSGSELPESMAVL, encoded by the coding sequence ATGAGTTTCACCACAGTCGAAGACGCCGTCCGGCGCATCCGCCGCGGGGAGATCGTTCTCGTCGTCGACGACGAGAACCGCGAGAACGAGGGCGACCTCACGATGGCGGCCGACTGGGTCACTCCCGAGGCGATCAACTTCATGATCACGTGGGGCAAGGGTCTCGTCTGCATGCCCGCCACCGGCGACCATCTCGACCGCATCGGCATCGCGCCCATGGTCGACGACAACACGTGCGAGCAGGAGACGGCCTTCTGCGTGACGATCGACCACACGTCGACCGGTAGCGGCATCTCCGCCGAGGATCGTTCGCTCACCATCCGCAGGGCCGCACACCCCGACACCACGTCCGACGACTTCCACCGCCCCGGCCACGTCTTCCCGCTGCGAGCCAAGGACGGCGGTGTCCTCGAACGCCCCGGTCACACCGAGGCCGCGGTCGACCTCGCCCGCATGGCGCGCCTCGCCCCCGTGGCCGCGATCTGCGAGGTGCTCACCGAGGACGGCGAGCCCGCACGCCTCCCCTGGCTCGCCGACTTCGCCGACCGCCACAGGATCGCCATCGTCTCCATCGAGCAGCTCATCGAGTTCCGCCACTCGGGAAGCGAGCTCCCCGAGTCGATGGCGGTCCTGTAG